Genomic DNA from Xyrauchen texanus isolate HMW12.3.18 chromosome 28, RBS_HiC_50CHRs, whole genome shotgun sequence:
TGGGGAACATATTGTTGATATACTACACTCTGGCTTTTCCCTGTACACACAAATCATTCTTCATGTTAACACAAAGTAAAAGCACATGGGGCAGCTATTTATTGTGCAGAGATGGGGGTGAAAGCATATAAGAAGTGGCTCATTTTTATGGGGGTTCATTATTTTGCTCTGTTTGCTGAGGCTGTTGTAAGACAATCCCTTTCAGTGAAAAAGCATTTGTTGTGCAGCCCAGAATCCCCAGATCAATAAAAATCTTTTAACATTGTAAAAAGGCTTCTTGCTGTCAATGCCTTTGGGTCTGTGTGTAAAATCGGTTATGCGGTTATTGCAGATTTTTGGCCTTCATTTCTCTTGGCTAGTATTGACATTCATATTACTGTCATCAAGTGAGTGCTAAGTGCAAAGGTTAAAATACTGGGGTCCTAATGAAGTCAAGCTAATGGACCATGACCTCAGCATAACAAAATAAATTGAAACTATTCAATTATACACCTCTATCTAATCTATCAAATTGATGTAAAGATTAGTGAAGTCCATTTCTTACCTGTACATTCTACTCAATGGTATTTTGTCTTCTAAACACTTTTCATATTTAAGACTTTTGTCCTCTTGAGATACAATGTCTTTGAACTCTTTTGATGAATTGTAGTCCAAGTGGCAGTTTTTGTGTATGTAATTTGATTTCTCAGGTGCACAGTCCACCTCTAAGCTGACCTGCTTATTAGTGTTCTTCAGCTGGGAGGTGGGGATCAAGTTGTCGCTTTGTGATTCTGACATGTTGTTCATTGCCTCGCCTCGAGTCCTTTCTCCAGATGCCTGCCAGTGAATATGGCGTAGGGCAATGATCACCATGCAGAGGAGAACCAAGAGAGCCACCAAACCCACAGCCAGAGAAACCGCAGCCCACTGAAAGCGGTCTTCAGTTCCTCTTGTTATCACGGGAGCGGTGACTGCATATAATTCACAGTGGGGTCCGCTAAAGCCACTGGGGCAGAAGCAGGCAGGGGGATTTCCAGGGATGCCAACGCAGGAGCCCCCGTTGAGGCAGGGTCTGGATGAGCAGGCGTTGGAGGATCGGTCGCAATTCCGGCCTTCATATCCTGGAGCACAGGAGCAGACGTAGTCATTGATGCGGTCGTAGCATGTGCCGCTGTTAGCGCAGGGGTTGGTTGCGCAGTCGTTGACGTTGATCTCGCAGCGCTGGCCCGTGTAGCCTGCTCGACAGCTGCACATGCGAATGCCCCCCAGGACCACACACAAGCCACCTGCAGATCGGTGACACAGGTGTCAATGACTAATTATACATGGAAATACACTTATGCATCTATATCTGGATTTGCAGCTTAAAatccacattcacattcacacccATGAACATAACACACAGTATATGAATTTCAAAATCCCAGATgatggaaataataaaaaaatatttttcataccATTGGCACAGGGCAGAGTCGTGCATTTATCCACTCTTCTCTCACAGTTAAGACCAGTGTAGCCTCTGGGGCAGTCACACGCATAACTGCGCCCATTGTCCTTCTCATGGCATGTGCCGCCGTGAAAGCATGGTGAGTCTGTGCAGGTGAGTAGACTATGTTCACAGTGAGTTCCCTCGAAACCACGCAGACAGGTGCAGATGTAACCTTTATCAAAATCCTTTAGGGTGAGAAATGAAGCAGACACATATAAAGAGATGTTTCTGAACCAATTGTTTTATGTACTGGTCGATGTTCTTTGTAAACGTTACAAATTGAGGGATGCTGGATGTTAAAAATTATGCTCTACAAAGGATGTAGAGGTCCATTTATAATTTATTGAAAAAGCCTGAGGTTTTTATAGACACtacttatttaaatatattgcttAGCGCTTATTCTAAGATGAACCGATTGATAAAATAGCAAAGACATTCTAACACAATCAAAATGTTTAACAGAGGACTGTTGGATTTGATCACATTAGTgatttcatataaaataatataaacagaCATAATCATAAAGTCTATTGTGAAAGTCTTACTTTGTGCTTCACATTTATGCGCATTATTACAGTACAACAGCATTAAACCAACTGAATGCAtgaggcttaaaggaatattctgggttcaatacaatttaaactcaatcgacagcatttgtggaataatgttgattaccacaaaaataaattttgaatcGTCTGTCCATTTCTGTTAAAAAAGaataagcaaaaatcaaggttacagtgaggcacttacaatggaagtgaatggggccaatttttggtggctttaaaaacagaaatgtgaagcttataattttataaaagtacttacattaattctgttaaaactcatatattatttgagctgtaaagttgtttaaattgtcatttttacagttgttatAGGGTTTGTTGCCTTTACATCATCATGGCTAACATCATCATGgctttacactaaaatcatgttaacacacaaattgtttttttcttgtggctttacttttgaaatagtgaatattttaacatttacagattgggcccattcacttccattgtaagcgcatcACTGTAACtcgtatttaaattaaataaaaaaatatatatattaaatttgttgtaatcaatattataccataaatgctgttgattgagcttaacttgtaatgaactggcaatattcctttaatatggataaagggtttgttcacctaaaaattacaattctgccatcatttattcaccttttttactttaaaatgtataaccttcctccgtggaacacaagagacattttgaagaatgttaatGCTGCtgttttttctatacaatgaaagagGGGATTGAAgctgttttgtattattttgtgttccatggaggtaAGCAAGTCAGTTAATGATGACAAAAATTCTGAAACTTAAACTTCCAGATTGACAATTCAGTCAGCATCCCTCAGTAGCAGGTGCTTTTCCTGGTGTACCACTATATCATTAGACTAATACAATATGTCAACCAAAAGCATGACTCACTGTGCAAAGACCTCCGTTCTGGCATGGGCTGCTGTCACATTCTCGCACCTCAAATTCGCAGTTGACCCCAGTATAACCAGGCCGACAGGTACATGTGTAACTACCCTGACCTGTGTTCATACATGTGGCACCATTCACACATGGCTTGTGGTGAGTGCAAAAATTCAAATCTGTTAGAAAAAAGTGAGGGTTATATCTTTCGTAATCACTCTAATTCACATATGTTTTTCTATATTTCAAACAATATGCTGTAAAACCCGTTTATTACTCTGAGTCATTTAACACTAAAGTCAATAAAGAGTAAGACATTCATTCAGCTCTTTTagtcttaaaaatgctaaattagtTTGGTCTTACCTTGGTCACAGAACAGTCCACCCCAGCCCTCTTTACAGTTGCACTGCCATGGCTGTTGACAGGTGCCATGTTTGCAGGCGGGATATTTTTTACACTCTGTGCAAAGTTTACCCTGCCAGCCTTCTCTGCACCTGCAATGCACAAATATACCAGCACTATATcaataacaatttaaatatattagtcCATTATGAGGATAAAGAATCTTTCTTAAACCCTACTCACTAAACTAGATAGTTGTGTTTAACTGCAGTTTCTAAAAACTGGTTTAATGAGAAAAGCTTTATAATAACTTGGCTTGTGTCCAGTTGGATTTCAGTTCTAATACTCTATATGGGTCATATAATTTCAGGGCAAATTAATATACGCACAGATCTTGAGGAAGCAGATATGATCTCATTTAGGTTAGTtgtcaaaatgttgttttttttctcctttggAGTGTTATGGGGATTTTGTTCTGTTCCACACTTCATACACTGAttcatacacttacacacactcgcCAGGCTTGGAGCAATTGCCATTCGCCTCACTGCACTCTTCCAGGCAGATTGCTGCATGAGAAAGAGAAAAATGTTTGTTAGTAAAGGACCATGGATTGGCTTAGTGTAGATCAAAGTTATGCTGTTTTACTTGGTTCATTATTGTTCAGAAGTTTGAAAAATGTTGTAAAAGGCAACTGAAGTGTGACCTACTTATAATGTGCATAAAGCTTTGTTGTAGCCAAGTGAATAAAAAAAGTGTTAGAAACTGGGGTAATTGGAATAGGTATCTATCTCTGAGATTTGAGGCAATTTTATTAGGTTTACTACATGAGCATCCATTAAAGCTGGTCTTTTGAACTTGAATTGCTACTAATGACCATTTTTCAACAGTCTTTTTGCCCGTACCCAAATAATGCTCTTAGACCACAAGCAATTGCACAGAACCTGTCTGACGAGGATACTGCTATGGAAGCCGGTTAATTTACGGTTACTTGTGTTGAGCTGTAGCCTACTGTATAGCCTACCCGGTTAGCACTGAACTGCTGGTTAGACCGCAGCAGATGCTCCACCCCAATAACGGACAGCTGTCCCTATTGTTGTTTGTAGTCAGTACGAACCATATTTGCAGCTGCTACACTGGAGCGCAACAACGAGGACTACAATTTTGTGGCGCGTGGCGGACAATAATGGCGCGATTAACCCGGCGCGTGCTTTCCATGACGGCGGTGTTGGATTAAATGACCAAACACGCGCGCTCAGAGTGTATACACGCAAACTGTGTCAGCGCCCTTGTCAACTGCGTGAATTCTCCGAGAATTAcaacagtaaaacaaaacaagcagaaaatattacaaaaacaagATTCAAACTGATACTGCCACACGACCGACAAGCATCAGACCCATAACCACTGAACAACGTATCAGCGCTCGTCTTTTATTTCCCCTTGGTCATTATGATTGACGGTTAAATACTCTCAAAAACGCAACAGTCTTAAATGGTGTACCGCAGACAACAATACCACAACTTATGGTTCAATGACTGCATCGCTAAAGATCACTTCGTTCGAtctttggtaaataaaataaatacaaaataaattacaaaaagaaaaaagggattATTTTCCGATAGCCTATAAACTAGCGGGATGAAGAAAACACGGGCTTGCACCTACGCCAACCCTTCAGTCTTCAATAGTCCAATGGATTGTGATCTCTGATTGCTTACGTTCTTCGCAGTATTCCCCCTTCCAGCCAGGGAGACAGGATAACTGCCCATCTGGGTTGCAGGTGTAGTGGCCAAAACGGTCGTCCCTGGGAGTGCATTTTTTGGAACAACTGTCGCCGTAGTAATTTTCATTGCAGATGAACCGGTAAGAATACCTTAGTTCCGTCTGCTTCCCGCCTTGAACATCCTGAGACCATTCAGCCCCTACTTCCAACTTTCTTTGGATGGCAAAAAAGCTTATCTGCAAGTCGGGGTTGTTTGTGTCTGTGGGGAAAGAGGAGATTCTGATTGTTATTTTGGATGTTTCTCAGTTCGCTAACTTTAATTAAACAGGTGGTATAGAAAACGTTGGCATGACCCCCCCCCCATCTTCAAAAGCAAACCAACTTTAACTTCTGTGAAACTGACACATTTAAGGAAAACCTATGTTGAAATTTCCACTTCCTTTTTGTCAAGCAAAATATTCCCATGGTATTATCCCATTCTAAAGGACTGGACAGACAAAGGTGTAAAATACAGGAAAATGCCGTCGGATGGTTTTGGCAAGCGTTGTGTGTTCTCACCAAAGCCCACTGCGCTTTCCCACGCCAAAAATAAACTAAAGGAAGTTCAATTGTGTTCGAGCATGAGAATGCAAAGGTGTATGAGGCAAAAGGAAAATGCATTACAATTTTTCAAATGAATTGTAACCAAATGTTCTCTGGTTGTTAGTAGTTGCTtggcttaatttatttaaaaagctgtgaaaaaaaaaaaaaaaaaaagagctgcaAATAAGACAACTCTTCAAAAAGGAGACGTTGGAAATGCGTTACAATGTCTACAATATCGCAGTGTCACCCTCTAGTGGCTTAAATCCAGCAGCTTACCTACAGGTGAATCCGCATAAGGTGAGTACCAGGCCTCAATAATCAATGAAAATGATCCCTAATGGGAAAGAAAATATTAGATGTATATACATAAAAGCAATCATACAATCTTAACACCACTAAAGAATAAACTATAGACGAAtgtgtataaatacaaataattgcatgCTAAAATAGTACAACCTAAGCAGCAGAAATAAAGCAATAAAGGTAATAAACTGGCGCATAATAATACTTAATTGCTTGAGAATGTGGAGTGGTTCAAATATGTGACACTGCCTGTATTATGAACAGTTGCTATCCAAATACTGTAAAAATCATCAACATTGCGTAATGCGTTCTGTTTCAGAGGAGTTTTATTTGAGCTTACCGGCCATCCAAAGTTGAACGGCAGTCGAATTGGTCTGCTGAATGAGTCACTTCCAAATATACTAAACGAGTTTGTCCCCAGCATTGGCGTTATGGCACTTCCAAAGATACAGTCACCTGGAGATACGACCACTTGGTAGTTTTTAAGGCAAACTCGGAAGAAAGTCCTGCAGTCGGGCTTGCACGAATTGCCATTTGCAAGCAACCCATTGAAATTTTTGAATTCGCGAAGGTCGAGTTCGAAAACACCAGATCCAAATATCTGAAGGAAAAAAATGACATGCATTACAACAGTACATTGCAAAAATACTGGCTTACCTATAAAAGTGCTTTTGACATGAGCCTGATACTTGAGTAACAATTGAGAAGAGCGTGTCCTGATGACTTTCCACAGGACCAACTATGGATGTTTACCTGCGTCAAAACGGTCGTGAAAAATGCGATGAGAAAGGTAAGCCAAGCTGCCATGCTTTTCGATTCTCCTGGCAGCCGCGTCACCCAAGACTATATTCCCTGAAAAAGCCTATTCCAATATAAagattgcaacaaaaaaaaatgccGAAGAGTAAAAAGGTAAATCCAGACGCGCGTCCGCACTGCGCGTCACCTCAAAGTGCAGAACACCTCAAATGTACAGGTTATCCAAAAGATGATGGTTAAGCTGAAAATCAGTATCCAGTCTTATTCCTCTCCGTCTCAAGATATCCACAGAGCATGTTTAGTATTCCACAGTGAGCACATCGGTGTGTTTAATGTCAATCGTTATGTCTTGTTTTGGTTCTAAACTTTGTGCGTCAGCATTGTGCTTTAGGGTGTCCTTCTTGTAATTCGTGAATGAAGACTTGTTTCTTGCGCCCCGCAGTATTTATACTGGCTTTGTGTCCGCGCTGCTCATTATATAAACTGTCTATCACTAAACGCCGCCCACTTTATATACTCGGCCCCCCTCACTCGACAACAACGATATCCACATATAATACCCACCACTACGCTGATGATGACCAATTGAGCACTCCTGATTATTAACAAGCCCAGCATCTGTTGGCATATTTAAAGCAGGCACGATTAAAGACGGATTATTTCACACCGTACAATTTTCTGATATCTAAAACGGAGGAAACTTCGTAGCCTACAACGTATAGCCTATTCTCGTTTCCCCCGTTCCAGTAAATTGCGCGGCAATTATATTACATCATTGAAAGGTCAGCGTATGTACTGTGTAGGCTACCTCTTTGTGTTTCTAAATGATAGTATGAAAGGGTTTAATTAAAATGATCCAAAATGAATGCATAATGGGGCACCCTGAAAACAATATATTTGGATTGCAATGtgaaataacttaaaaaataaataataaaaataattgaaatattatTTCGTTCTCAcctttaaatgtaatgttttctgTTGTTCAAAATCATCAATGGTCGCCAAAATTAAGCAATTTTCTAATGAATAATATTTCCTCGTTTAATTCGGTATGAACATAGGCCGCACGCGTTGTCCTTTCAGTCTAAATGCAGCGTGCAGTTATTGTTGAGTCGCGTGCCCCTCGTTAGAAGCACGTTTTGGGCGCTTTCATGTGGCTTTCATACGGGCCTCTGGCTGAGATGAGGTGAGATGACAATTCAGCTGTATGATAATGAGGGTTATATTTAAACCGATAAGCGCCATAAAAGTCGTCTTAGCAATCTTCTTCACTTAACAAGAAATAGCTATCTAATGTTGTAAAGGACTTAGCAGTGCATtgtgtttactgtattatgaataattaattttGGGTGATTGTaattgcgtcataaaagtaattGACGATCAGATGCCTACAATTAATGTGGgacaataaataagtaaat
This window encodes:
- the dll4 gene encoding delta-like protein 4, which codes for MAAWLTFLIAFFTTVLTQIFGSGVFELDLREFKNFNGLLANGNSCKPDCRTFFRVCLKNYQVVVSPGDCIFGSAITPMLGTNSFSIFGSDSFSRPIRLPFNFGWPGSFSLIIEAWYSPYADSPVDTNNPDLQISFFAIQRKLEVGAEWSQDVQGGKQTELRYSYRFICNENYYGDSCSKKCTPRDDRFGHYTCNPDGQLSCLPGWKGEYCEEPICLEECSEANGNCSKPGECVCREGWQGKLCTECKKYPACKHGTCQQPWQCNCKEGWGGLFCDQDLNFCTHHKPCVNGATCMNTGQGSYTCTCRPGYTGVNCEFEVRECDSSPCQNGGLCTDFDKGYICTCLRGFEGTHCEHSLLTCTDSPCFHGGTCHEKDNGRSYACDCPRGYTGLNCERRVDKCTTLPCANGGLCVVLGGIRMCSCRAGYTGQRCEINVNDCATNPCANSGTCYDRINDYVCSCAPGYEGRNCDRSSNACSSRPCLNGGSCVGIPGNPPACFCPSGFSGPHCELYAVTAPVITRGTEDRFQWAAVSLAVGLVALLVLLCMVIIALRHIHWQASGERTRGEAMNNMSESQSDNLIPTSQLKNTNKQVSLEVDCAPEKSNYIHKNCHLDYNSSKEFKDIVSQEDKSLKYEKCLEDKIPLSRMYREKPECSISTICSPRDSMYQSVFVIAEERSECVIATEV